The Streptococcus oralis genome segment TATGAATGTAAATAAAATTTGACTCTCTTACTTTTAAACTGTTGTCGCTTTTCAGAATAAGTTAGCATTTACTTCTATTAAAATAGGGAGCTATTTTCTTCATTGAAAAAAGCCTCTCTTTCTGCTATAATCGTATAAAATACTTACTTGAGGAGTCCCTATGAAGGTTGTAAAATTTGGCGGAAGCTCTCTTGCCTCTGCTAGTCAGTTAGAAAAAGTTTTAAACATCGTTAAAAGCGATAAAGAGCGCCGTTTTGTGGTCGTTTCTGCACCGGGTAAACGCAACGCTGAAGATACTAAGGTTACCGACGCTTTGATCAAATACTATCGTGATTATGTAGCGGGAAATGATATCAGCAAGAGCCAAAACTGGATCATCGATCGCTATGCGGCTATGGTGAGCGAACTAGGCTTAAAACCATCAGTTCTAGAAAAAATTTCTAAAAGCATCCGTGCCTTAGCGACTCTTCCTATTGAGGAAAATGACTTTCTCTATGACACCTTCCTAGCGGCCGGAGAGAACAACAACGCCAAACTTATTGCAGCCTACTTTAACCAAAACGGAATCGATGCGCGCTATGTTCACCCTAGAGAAGCGGGAATTATCGTAACAAGCGAACCTGGAAATGCTCGCATCATTCCATCCAGTTATGACAAGATTGAAGGCTTGGCTGACAGCAACGAAGTCCTTGTTATTCCTGGTTTCTTTGGGGTCACTAAGGAAAATCAAATCTGTACCTTCTCCCGTGGTGGATCCGATATAACAGGTTCCATCATCGCTGCCGGTGTTAAGGCTGATCTCTATGAAAACTTTACTGACGTAGACGGTATCTTTGCTGCCCACCCTGGTATTATCCATCGACCACACTCCATTCCTGAATTAACCTACCGTGAAATGCGGGAATTGGCTTATGCAGGTTTCTCAGTCCTTCACGATGAAGCCCTACTCCCTGCCTACCGTGGAAAAATCCCTCTCGTTATCAAAAATACCAATAACCCTGACCATCCGGGTACTCGTATCGTTCTAAAGCATAGCAGTGATAAATTTCCAGTCGTTGGAATCGCTGGTGATTCTGGCTTTGTCAGCATCAACATGTCGAAATACCTTATGAACCGTGAAGTTGGATTTGGACGCAAGGTTCTGCAAATCCTTGAAGATCTTAACATCGGTTGGGAGCACATGCCAACTGGTATCGACGATCTTTCAATCATCCTTCGTTCCCGTGAATTGACTCCTATCAAGGAGGAAGAAATTCTGCGTCAGTTAGTTCAAAAAGCCGAAGTGGACCATGCTGAAATCGAACACGATCTTTCAATCATTATGATTGTCGGAGAAAAGATGAAGAGCCACATTGGTGTAACAGCTACTGCAACACGCGCTCTATCTGAAAACAAGATCAACATCCAGATGATGTCCCAAGGCTCAAGTGAAGTTTCCATCATGTTTGTTGTCAATAAAGAGCAAGAAAAGGCAGCTATCAAGGCTCTCTACCACGCCTTTTTCGATGAAAGTAAGGAAGATTAATCATGGCCCAATCACTAAATAAAGTCATTGACCTACAAACCACTGGAACATCCTATCTTTCCATCTCGGGAAAAGTCGGAAAATTTCTAGTTGGGGATCAAGCCTTAGAGTTTTATCCTGATGTCAATGTCGAACAATATATCCAAATCCCTTGGTCAAGTATTCAGCAAATTGGAGCCAACGTAACTGGTCGCAAAATCAGTCGCCACTTTGAAGTCTTCACTGATCAAGGAAAATTCCTCTTTGCTTCCAAAGACTCTGGAGCTATTCTCAAAATCGCTCGGGAAAAACTTGGCAATGACAAGGTTGTGAAACTTCCGACTCTGCTCCAGACCATTGGACAAAAATTTAAAAATCTATTTGCAAAAAAGTAGAAACTTTAGTATAATCATAGCAACGGATAAGTAAGTTATCTCCTTCTTTCAGAAAGTCTGCGGGTGCTGCGAGCAGATAGGAGGGATAGGTGAAATTCTACCGTTAGTAACAATTACATATACAATCAAGTGCACACCTGTGAAGTTGGATGGAACCGTGGCCCTGCCACTCCAACACTTTGTCAGGTGTGCTTTTTTCATAAAGGAGTTCTTATGTTAGATATCAAACGTATTCGTACAGACTTTGATGCTGTCGCAGAAAAATTGGCTACACGTGGTGTAGATCCTGCTGTCTTAAACGAGATGAAAGAAATCGATGCTAAACGTCGTGACATCTTGGTCAAGGTTGAAAACCTTAAGGCAGAACGCAACACGGTTTCTGCTGAGATTGCCCAATCTAAGCGCAATAAGGAAAATGCCGATGACAAGATTGCTGCAATGCAAACCCTATCTGCTGAAGTCAAAGTCTTGGATGCTGAATTGGCGGACATTGATGCGAAATTGACAGAATTTACCACTACTCTTCCAAACATCCCAGCTGACAGCGTTCCTGTTGGAGCTGATGAGGATGACAACGTTGAAGTTCGCCGTTGGGGAACTCCGCGCGAGTTTGACTTTGAACCAAAAGCTCACTGGGATCTGGGTGAAGACCTCGGTATCCTTGACTGGGAACGTGGTGGAAAAGTGACGGGTGCTCGTTTCCTTTTCTATAAAGGTCTTGGCGCTCGTTTGGAACGTGCCATCTATAACTTTATGTTGGATGAGCATGGCAAGGAAGGCTATACGGAAGTCATCACACCTTACATGGTTAACCACGATTCTATGTTTGGTACTGGTCAATATCCAAAATTCAAGGAAGATACTTTTGAATTGAAAGACACCAACTATGTCCTTATTCCAACGGCTGAGGTGCCCCTCACAAACTACTACCGTGATGAAATCCTTGACGGTAAAGACCTGCCAATCTACTTCACTGCTATGAGTCCATCTTTCCGTTCTGAGGCTGGTTCAGCTGGTCGTGATACACGTGGCTTGATCCGTTTGCACCAATTCCACAAGGTTGAAATGGTCAAATTTGCCAAACCAGAAGAATCTTACGAAGAATTGGAAAAAATGACAGCCAACGCTGAAAATATTCTTCAAAAACTCAACCTTCCATACCGTGTGGTCGCGCTCTCTACTGGGGACATGGGCTTCTCAGCTGCTAAGACTTACGACTTGGAAGTTTGGATTCCAGCCCAAAATACCTATCGTGAAATCTCAAGTTGTTCAAATACAGAAGATTTCCAAGCTCGTCGTGCTCAAATCCGTTACCGCGATGAAGCCGATGGCAAGGTGAAACTCCTTCACACCTTGAACGGTTCTGGACTTGCAGTTGGACGTACAGTGGCTGCAATTCTTGAAAACTACCAAAATGAAGATGGTTCTGTGACCATTCCTGAAGTTCTTCGTCCATACATGGGTGGTGCTGAAGTTATCAAACCATAAAAAATAAGGTTTAGCTAGATAATAGCTAGACCTTTTTTCGTAACCAAATCAGATAACCAACCAAGACAAAGAATAAAATAGTGAGGCATATAACAGTTTCAGCAAACACCAGATAATCCAGAAATGGAAGTCTCAAAATTCCCTGAGCCATCTTGAGCGAAGTAGCTGTGATAATGGTTGGAAAAGTGAGGGCTGAAAAGGCTGGTTGAAAGCCTTGTTTTAAAATATTAGGCAAGCGAGTCAAAACGAAGATGAAAAATGATTGAGAGACAAGCATCAACAGCAACAAGGCCCAGGTCGGAAGAGTGATTCCACCGATGCGCACCAGAGCTGCTAAGAGCAAAGAAAAAGGAGCGCAGTAGATTCCTTCTTGCCCTAGTAGGGCTGGAGTCAATGGTTTTTTCTTTAGATCACTGTAAATCAACGGATAGAGAAAACAAGTAGCTAGAAAGCCGAAAGTCACCGTTATGTAGGCAATCTGAATCAGGCCAACGACTGGATAGGTCAAGGCTGCCACTGCTATTCCCACATAAAGTACTGTCCAGCTTGGTGTTGCACTAGCTCTTTCCTCCACTCCAAGAAAGCGACAAGAAAAATAAGCAATCAAAGCAAAATCCAAGATAAAGGAAAACCACCACAAAAGCTGGGCTAGGATAGGCATAGACGGCACTAGTCGCAAGATATATGTTGAGAAAATCATCCCCGCCATGGGAAAGGTAGCCATCCCAGATAAGAGAGGAGCTTTGCTCAATTCTCGCTTGGTTTCAGACCAATTTCTTAGATGAAGAAGGAGAAAGAAAATCCATAAGACCAACCCAGTCAAACTAAATAAGTGCGAAAGAACAGGCCAAGTATCCGCAATCAGGTTTCCTGCACCTGCCAAACCTAACAAACAACCAGAAAATACCAAGGGGAGTTTTTTCATGGCAACCTCCGTTAATCATATTATTATCAGTATAGCATAAAAACCCTTAAAATAGCATAGAAAAATGAAGACTGGATTGCTCAGCCTTCATTTTTTTCTTTATGATTCGAACTAGGCATAGGGTTGCAATTCTGGGTTAATAGGCGTATTAGCCAGGTTGTTGGCATAGTTGCAGAGGCTAGCAAGACTAACACCGAGAACCACATCCAAGGCATTTTGTTGTGTGTAGCCAGCTTCCAAAAATTCAGCCAAGGCTTCATCTCCCACGCGCCCTTTGGTATTGATGACCGCCAAGGTAAACTTAGCTAGAGTATCTAGTTTTGGATCTGTTTCAATCGGAGTGCGGTTGCGAAGGGCTTGAAGAAGGTCATCATTCATCTGGATTTGTTTGATGGAAAAGGCTGTGTGACCTGCGACGCAGAAAGCACAACCATTGGTTACAGCAGCTGTGATTTGCACTACTTCGCGTTCCACTGGTGTTAAGCTATTTCGACGGTTGATGGCTCCGACAGTTCGGTAGGCTTCAAGCGCGGTAGGGGCATTGGCCAAGAGACCGATTAGGTTGGGAATATAGCCATTGTTGTCTTTTTGTACTGTTTCAAGAACTTCTTTCACTTCTGCTGGTGCTGATTCTACTGTGTGGATGGTAAATGTTGTCATAAGAAACCTCTTTTCATTTTATTGTCATTTAGTCTATCATAGAATTTCCCCCTTGGATAATATATATTTTCAATCGCCATGATAGGAATTGTCTATGAAATGAAAAAAATCACACTAAAAGTGTGATTGGGTTAGTTCTTAAAATACTTCTTAGTCTCAGCAACAACTACTGGGGACAAGACCAAAAGGGCAATCAAGTTAGGTAAGGCCATCAAGGCATTGACGATGTCTGCGATAATCCAAACCATATCCAACTCTATAAATCCTCCCAACAAGACCATGAGTACAAAAACCACACGGTAGAGCCAGATAAAACGAACACCAAAGAGAAACTCAAAACAGCGTTCCCCGTAGTAATTCCAGCCGAGAATTGTCGTAAAGGCAAAGAGAACCAAGAAGATTGTTAGGACAATTGAGCCAAAATCTGAAAAGACCATAGAAAATGCTGACTGGGTCAAGGCAACTCCATTCAATTCACCACTCCAAACCCCAGTTACCAAGATGGTTAAACCTGTCAGAGTACAGATAATCAACGTATCAATAAAGGTTCCTGTCATGGAAATCAAGCCTTGCTCGACAGGCTCATTTGTCTTAGCTGCAGCCGCTGCAATGGGAGCTGAACCAAGACCAGATTCGTTAGAGAAGACTCCCCGCGCCACACCATTTTGGATAGCCATCCGAATACTGGCACCTGCAAAACCACCTACCGCAGCAGCTGGACTAAAGGCTGAAGTAAAGATGAGGGCAAGTGTGGCTGGGATTTTCTCGATATTAAAGAGAATAACTGTAAGAGTTCCTAAAATATAGACAATAGCCATAAAAGGAACCACTGCTGTCGAAACTTTTGATATGGATTTAAGACCACCAAAGACAGCAATCCCTACAAAAATGGATAAAATCAGAGCCGTAATAGCTGGATCAACTTGGGCTGTATTTTGAATGGATTCTGTAATTGAATTGACTTGGGTAAAGGTACCAATACCTAAAAGGGCTACCAATACACCCGCTAGGGCAAAGAAGATAGCAAGTGGACGCCACTTTTCTCCCATCCCCAAAAGGATGTAATGCATGGGTCCTCCAGCTACAGCCCCATTTGCATCCTTGCTACGGTATTTGATTGCCAGCAAGCCTTCAGCGTACTTGGTTGCCATCCCAAAGAAAGCCGCCATCCACATCCAAAAGAGGGCCCCTGGCCCCCCAACCTTAATGGCTGTCGCGACCCCGATGATATTTCCCGTACCAACGGTGGCTGCTAGAGCCGTACAGAGAGCAGCAAAGCTCGACACATCGCCGTGCCCCTTATCCTTGGTAAAGATCAACTGAAAGGCCTTAGGGAGACGAGCAACCTGCAAAAGGCCTAGTCGGATGGTCAAATAAATACCCGTTCCGACCAATAAGATCAAGAGGGGAGGTCCCCAAACGAAAGCATCAAGCGCTTTTAGCAATTCTAACATATCCTACTCCTATCTTTCAACCCCAAAAGAAAGAGCACATGCAAGATACATGTACTCTGGAATGCTTAGATAAATGCCAAAAAGCGGTCTATCCTAGCTCTGTCCTTTTACCTGAGAGTTTGAGCAGTTACCTGCCTTGCCCCTTCGGTGCCTTTACGGTCTCTCCAGAGTTCCGTCCATTTACAGTCATGGAAAACAAACCTTTCTCCACTTCTATTAAACTTCATTCGGTGTTGGTATTTTATTTTTTATTATTTTACAAGAAAAGTTAGCCTTTGTCAATATATTCTATGAAAATTTTTGACCTTTCATTTCTTTTTTCAGAAAGGTTGACTCCTTCTTCTCTCTATCCTTTAAAGGTCACAATGGTGGCACCACTGCCTCCAGCATTTTGTGGAGCATAGCCAAAACTCTTGACATGCTTGTTTCTTTGCAGGTATTTGGTGACGCCCTCACGGATGACTCCTGTTCCGATACCATGGATAATATCTACCTGCGCCATGTTATTAAGCAGGGCTTGGTCGATAAAGGCGTCCAGCTCATTCATGGCCTCTTCGTACCGTTTGCCTCGGAGATCCAGTCTGGCTTGCGGACCACGATCAGAAGCACGTTTGACGACATTGACTTGTTTTTTCTTGACTGGGGCTTCTTGTTGGCTCTGAACAAGGTCAAATTCTTTCTCTTCCAAGGTCATCTTGATCAAGCCAACTTGGGCTTCCCAACGGCCGTCCTTAAGCTGATTGGTCAAGGTTCCACGTTGACCATAACTGAGGACCACAATATCATCTCCAACCTTTGGTGCTCGTTTTTTCTTGGCTTTTTGAAGGACCTTGTTTTTAGACAAGTAGACTTTTTCAGGAGCCAATTTTTTCAGTTCAGCCTTGGCTTCAATGATTTCGTGAGGTTTGAGTTGAGACTTACTGTGGAGGTTCTTAAGAATCTGGTCACTCTCACTTAGAGCGAGTTCCACAATCTCAGCAGCTTGTTCACGCGCCTTGTTAAGCTCTGTTTCCTTCTCGCGATTGAGTTCGTTGTAGAGTTTTTTGAGTGCTCGGTTCATCTTAAGATTTTCTTGCTCCACCTCACGAATATTGTCCAAGCGTTTGCGACTTTCAAGCGTTTGCTCTTCCAATTGTTCAATGATACGGTTGACATCATTATCTTGATTGACCTGCTGGCTGGCATCTCCTACGATGACATCTGACAAGCCCAGACGTTTGGCAATTTCAAAGGCATTGCTTCGACCAGGAACGCCCTGCATAAAGCGATAGGTCGGGCGAAGAGTCGCAGTATCAAACTCCATGCTGGCATTTTGCACAAAGGCTGTTTCGATACCGTAAGCCTTGAGCTCTGGATAGTGGGTCGTCGCCATAGTCTTGACCTGACGGAGACGAAGATCCTCCAAAATAGCCATAGCAAGTGCTGCTCCTTCCTGCGGATCGGTACCAGCCCCGAGCTCATCTAGTAATAAAAGCGAGTGTTGGTTGACCTTGCTAAGAATATCTACGATATTGGTCATGTGGCTGGAAAAGGTAGACAAGCTTTGCTCAATAGACTGTTCATCCCCAATATCTGCGAAGATTTCCTCGAAAACACCGACACGGCTCCCCTTATCAGCTAGAATGGGTAATCCAGATTGGGCCATGAGTTGAGTCAAGCCCAGGGTTTTGAGCATGATGGTCTTACCACCTGTATTGGGACCTGTAATGACAATGGCCGTTAATTCCTTACCAAAATGTACATCGTTTGCGACAGCATTTTTGACCAAAGGGTGACGAACATGAAGGAGTTGAATCTCTTGATTCTCTGAAAGTTGAGGAACAACCGCTTGCATTTCTTGAATAAAACGCACCTTTGCACGAATCAAGTCTAAATGGCCGATAATCCAAGCGTCATTAGCAATCTCATTAGCATGAGGACGAACCCGTTCTGAGAGTTCCTGCAGGATGCGAATCATCTCATAGCGTTCGTCAGCTCGTAGACTAGCAATTTCTTCGCTCAGCTTCACGACCTCACGCGGCTCGATGTAGACCGTGTTTCCACTGGCAGAGATGTCATGAACAACACCTGCGATCTTGTTGCGGTAGGTGTTCTTGACTGGTAAGACTTGACGCCCATTTCTACTAGCGATAATCCCTTCTGTCAACATCTGAGCTTTTTGCTTGAGCAGGTCGTGTAAGACATCTCGGACCTGACTCTCGCTATCATGGATTTTCCGACGGATGCGTGCCAGTTCTTCGCTGGCAAAATTCTCGATAAATCCTGCATCATTTAGGGCTTGAAGACTCCCTTGCAAGTGTGGAAAATCATGCAGTTTTTCAAACCATCTCGCCAACTGTGCCAAGCGTACGTTTTCTAGATTGGCATAAAAACTTTGCAACTCTCTGCTGGCAAGCAAGACCCGTTTGAGGAGTAGGAACTCCTCGATATTGAGGTCTGCCCCCATCTCCAAACGCCTGCAAACAGATGAGATCTCACGTGTCCCTAGGATGGAAAAGTGAGGTTGCTCCACAAATAGGGCTTGCATTTCCTCCATCTCTGTAAAGGCTTGTTTGATCTTATCCACCTTAGCAGTTGGAACCAAGCTTTTTAACTCCTCTAGTCCTTGTTCTGTCAAGAGATGAGGTTCAAATAAGGCTTTGATTTTATTAAATTCTAAGGTTTCTAGTATTTTTGTATTCATATTCTTTCCTTGTATATTTGTTTACAAGATTGTAGCAACTAGAGGTTGTGACCTAGTCCTCCAATCTGTAAACAAAGGGCTAGGAAAAATCCCGCCCTTTTTATCCGATTAAATTTGTCACCCAGAGTTGTTTGATAAGATTTGTCGTAAAAGGGACACTTTGGATGATGTTTTTGGCTACTATACTTTTTTCGAGTGAATTTTGAATGACTGCCAGAGGCACAGTTGCAAGAATGGTCAGAGCCATCTGCAAGACAAATAAGGTTACTAATAGAGACAAGACACCTGCTCCAATACGAAACCACTTGACATCGAGCTTTTTAGTCGGAATCAAGTGGAGGAACAAACCGATAAAACGTCCGATACTATAACAAATCCCGAAAACTAGAAGGTAGGCTAGACCCGCATAAAAGACCTTGTCTAGCTGAAAAAGCTGGTCTGAAGGGAAGAAAAAGGTGCCCTGTCCTTCCTGAGGATTGGCATAAGGGACAAGCAAGTGGAAGTGATCTCCCAGTGATTTATAAAACTGTCCCGCAACAAAGGCTGAAACCACTGCAACGAGGAAATAATAAACTTGCAACACCAAACCTCTACGGTAGCCAATGTAAAAGCCCCAAGCCAGAACCAATAAGAGTAGGATTGAAATCATAGGGAATCCTCAATCTTGCTCTGCTCTTGTTTGACAGCAATCAACTTGTGGCGAAGTTCTAACAACTCTTGCTCCTTATCATCAAATTCAATCTCACGATTGAGTTGTGTAGACAGGCAATTGACCGCCAAAAGAAGCGCAATGGTCTCATCATCCGCCCCAGGCATTTGTTCTTTAATTGCTTGGTATTTTTCAGTCGCAACCTTGGCAATTTCCTCCATAAAGAGGTTGTCATGCTCGGTTGTCAAGGTTAATGTCTTTTTCCCGAATGTAAACTTATATCGATTTAGATTTGCCATAAAATTCACCTCACGATATTATACCAAATTTCGCTAACTTTGTCAGTTTTTACCAATTCTCCTGCTTTTGTGGTACAATAGAGACTATGGCAAGTATCACACTCACACCAAGTGAACAGGAAATTCAGAGCTTTTTAAGTCAGTATCAGAAGGCTCTCAGTCCTAGTAAAAATCCCTATATCCGCTATTTTTTGCGCTTTCCTCAGGCGACTGTTTCCGTCTATACTTCTGGAAAAGTCCTCCTGCAAGGCGAAGCTGCTGAGCAGTACGCCAGTTTCTTTGGCCATGAGGTTCAACAAGAAAACAGTGGACAAGATTTTCCTATGATTGGGACCGATGAGGTGGGAAATGGTTCCTACTTTGGCGGACTAGCTGTCGTGGCTTCCTTCGTGACACCTGACCAGCACGACTTCTTGCGAAAACTCGGCGTGGGGGATTCTAAGACTCTGACAGACCAAAAGATTCGTCAGCTTGCCCCTATCCTCAAGGAAAAGATTCCACACCAAGCCCTCCTCCTTTCACCGAGCAAGTACAACGAAGTTATCGGAGAGCGTTACAATGCTGTTTCTGTAAAGGTTGCCCTTCACAACCAAGCTATCTTTCTCCTGCTTCAAAAAGGAGTCCAGCCAGAGAAAATCGTGATTGATGCTTTTACAAGTCCTAAAAACTATGACAAGTACTTGGCGCAAGAAGCCAACCGTTTTCCAAATAAGATCACTTTGGAAGAAAAAGCTGAGGGCAAATACTTGGCTGTTGCGGTTAGCTCTATCATCGCGCGGGATCTCTTCCTCGAAAACTTGGAAAATCTTGGACGAGAACTGGGCTATCAACTGCCAAGTGGCGCTGGAACTGCATCTGATAAGGTTGCTAGCAAAATCCTGCAAGCCTATGGTATGAAGGGACTTCATTTCTGCGCCAAACTGCATTTTAAAAACACTGAAAAAGCCAAAGCACTTCTAGAAAGGTGAGTTATGAATTCGTTTAAAACATTTCTAAAAGAATGGGGAGTTTTCTTCCTGATTATCGCGCTGGTCGGCCTTAGCCGTATCTTTCTTTGGAGCAATGTACGTGTGGAAGGACACTCGATGGACCCTACCCTAGCTGACGGAGAGGTTCTCTTCGTCGTCAAACACCTCCCAA includes the following:
- a CDS encoding aspartate kinase encodes the protein MKVVKFGGSSLASASQLEKVLNIVKSDKERRFVVVSAPGKRNAEDTKVTDALIKYYRDYVAGNDISKSQNWIIDRYAAMVSELGLKPSVLEKISKSIRALATLPIEENDFLYDTFLAAGENNNAKLIAAYFNQNGIDARYVHPREAGIIVTSEPGNARIIPSSYDKIEGLADSNEVLVIPGFFGVTKENQICTFSRGGSDITGSIIAAGVKADLYENFTDVDGIFAAHPGIIHRPHSIPELTYREMRELAYAGFSVLHDEALLPAYRGKIPLVIKNTNNPDHPGTRIVLKHSSDKFPVVGIAGDSGFVSINMSKYLMNREVGFGRKVLQILEDLNIGWEHMPTGIDDLSIILRSRELTPIKEEEILRQLVQKAEVDHAEIEHDLSIIMIVGEKMKSHIGVTATATRALSENKINIQMMSQGSSEVSIMFVVNKEQEKAAIKALYHAFFDESKED
- a CDS encoding DUF956 family protein, producing the protein MAQSLNKVIDLQTTGTSYLSISGKVGKFLVGDQALEFYPDVNVEQYIQIPWSSIQQIGANVTGRKISRHFEVFTDQGKFLFASKDSGAILKIAREKLGNDKVVKLPTLLQTIGQKFKNLFAKK
- the serS gene encoding serine--tRNA ligase, which gives rise to MLDIKRIRTDFDAVAEKLATRGVDPAVLNEMKEIDAKRRDILVKVENLKAERNTVSAEIAQSKRNKENADDKIAAMQTLSAEVKVLDAELADIDAKLTEFTTTLPNIPADSVPVGADEDDNVEVRRWGTPREFDFEPKAHWDLGEDLGILDWERGGKVTGARFLFYKGLGARLERAIYNFMLDEHGKEGYTEVITPYMVNHDSMFGTGQYPKFKEDTFELKDTNYVLIPTAEVPLTNYYRDEILDGKDLPIYFTAMSPSFRSEAGSAGRDTRGLIRLHQFHKVEMVKFAKPEESYEELEKMTANAENILQKLNLPYRVVALSTGDMGFSAAKTYDLEVWIPAQNTYREISSCSNTEDFQARRAQIRYRDEADGKVKLLHTLNGSGLAVGRTVAAILENYQNEDGSVTIPEVLRPYMGGAEVIKP
- a CDS encoding TDT family transporter, giving the protein MKKLPLVFSGCLLGLAGAGNLIADTWPVLSHLFSLTGLVLWIFFLLLHLRNWSETKRELSKAPLLSGMATFPMAGMIFSTYILRLVPSMPILAQLLWWFSFILDFALIAYFSCRFLGVEERASATPSWTVLYVGIAVAALTYPVVGLIQIAYITVTFGFLATCFLYPLIYSDLKKKPLTPALLGQEGIYCAPFSLLLAALVRIGGITLPTWALLLLMLVSQSFFIFVLTRLPNILKQGFQPAFSALTFPTIITATSLKMAQGILRLPFLDYLVFAETVICLTILFFVLVGYLIWLRKKV
- a CDS encoding carboxymuconolactone decarboxylase family protein, with protein sequence MTTFTIHTVESAPAEVKEVLETVQKDNNGYIPNLIGLLANAPTALEAYRTVGAINRRNSLTPVEREVVQITAAVTNGCAFCVAGHTAFSIKQIQMNDDLLQALRNRTPIETDPKLDTLAKFTLAVINTKGRVGDEALAEFLEAGYTQQNALDVVLGVSLASLCNYANNLANTPINPELQPYA
- a CDS encoding alanine/glycine:cation symporter family protein, giving the protein MLELLKALDAFVWGPPLLILLVGTGIYLTIRLGLLQVARLPKAFQLIFTKDKGHGDVSSFAALCTALAATVGTGNIIGVATAIKVGGPGALFWMWMAAFFGMATKYAEGLLAIKYRSKDANGAVAGGPMHYILLGMGEKWRPLAIFFALAGVLVALLGIGTFTQVNSITESIQNTAQVDPAITALILSIFVGIAVFGGLKSISKVSTAVVPFMAIVYILGTLTVILFNIEKIPATLALIFTSAFSPAAAVGGFAGASIRMAIQNGVARGVFSNESGLGSAPIAAAAAKTNEPVEQGLISMTGTFIDTLIICTLTGLTILVTGVWSGELNGVALTQSAFSMVFSDFGSIVLTIFLVLFAFTTILGWNYYGERCFEFLFGVRFIWLYRVVFVLMVLLGGFIELDMVWIIADIVNALMALPNLIALLVLSPVVVAETKKYFKN
- a CDS encoding endonuclease MutS2; translated protein: MNTKILETLEFNKIKALFEPHLLTEQGLEELKSLVPTAKVDKIKQAFTEMEEMQALFVEQPHFSILGTREISSVCRRLEMGADLNIEEFLLLKRVLLASRELQSFYANLENVRLAQLARWFEKLHDFPHLQGSLQALNDAGFIENFASEELARIRRKIHDSESQVRDVLHDLLKQKAQMLTEGIIASRNGRQVLPVKNTYRNKIAGVVHDISASGNTVYIEPREVVKLSEEIASLRADERYEMIRILQELSERVRPHANEIANDAWIIGHLDLIRAKVRFIQEMQAVVPQLSENQEIQLLHVRHPLVKNAVANDVHFGKELTAIVITGPNTGGKTIMLKTLGLTQLMAQSGLPILADKGSRVGVFEEIFADIGDEQSIEQSLSTFSSHMTNIVDILSKVNQHSLLLLDELGAGTDPQEGAALAMAILEDLRLRQVKTMATTHYPELKAYGIETAFVQNASMEFDTATLRPTYRFMQGVPGRSNAFEIAKRLGLSDVIVGDASQQVNQDNDVNRIIEQLEEQTLESRKRLDNIREVEQENLKMNRALKKLYNELNREKETELNKAREQAAEIVELALSESDQILKNLHSKSQLKPHEIIEAKAELKKLAPEKVYLSKNKVLQKAKKKRAPKVGDDIVVLSYGQRGTLTNQLKDGRWEAQVGLIKMTLEEKEFDLVQSQQEAPVKKKQVNVVKRASDRGPQARLDLRGKRYEEAMNELDAFIDQALLNNMAQVDIIHGIGTGVIREGVTKYLQRNKHVKSFGYAPQNAGGSGATIVTFKG
- a CDS encoding CvpA family protein, with product MISILLLLVLAWGFYIGYRRGLVLQVYYFLVAVVSAFVAGQFYKSLGDHFHLLVPYANPQEGQGTFFFPSDQLFQLDKVFYAGLAYLLVFGICYSIGRFIGLFLHLIPTKKLDVKWFRIGAGVLSLLVTLFVLQMALTILATVPLAVIQNSLEKSIVAKNIIQSVPFTTNLIKQLWVTNLIG
- the zapA gene encoding cell division protein ZapA, which codes for MANLNRYKFTFGKKTLTLTTEHDNLFMEEIAKVATEKYQAIKEQMPGADDETIALLLAVNCLSTQLNREIEFDDKEQELLELRHKLIAVKQEQSKIEDSL
- the rnhC gene encoding ribonuclease HIII yields the protein MASITLTPSEQEIQSFLSQYQKALSPSKNPYIRYFLRFPQATVSVYTSGKVLLQGEAAEQYASFFGHEVQQENSGQDFPMIGTDEVGNGSYFGGLAVVASFVTPDQHDFLRKLGVGDSKTLTDQKIRQLAPILKEKIPHQALLLSPSKYNEVIGERYNAVSVKVALHNQAIFLLLQKGVQPEKIVIDAFTSPKNYDKYLAQEANRFPNKITLEEKAEGKYLAVAVSSIIARDLFLENLENLGRELGYQLPSGAGTASDKVASKILQAYGMKGLHFCAKLHFKNTEKAKALLER